From one Gammaproteobacteria bacterium genomic stretch:
- a CDS encoding tetratricopeptide repeat protein, with the protein MSKPGDFPYDFKYVRFLIVDESAATRGLLESMLVESGAERIDQAAYAAEAIRMMGQSVYDIVLCDYRLGTGRDGQQLLEEVRYKGILKAHTLFVMVTAESTAQVVMGVLECHPDDYLSLPVTRQRLAARLARLLRRRDEIGTIEEALEEQRYEEALALCEERMTAGCTEVLELLRLQADAFVALGRLPQAEAIYSQVFARRKAVWAGLGSGRVCYLREDYAGAAHAFEQTLKAHPRQLEAYDWLARTQVQLGDHDTARQTLGTALELSPRSIRRQMVLGELALRDGEYRVAARAFGAAVALGGRSIYRTATNYIMLARALMHFDTGGALRVLHDLRRDFRTDPEARLRAAVAEYMVHRQAGEEAGAQASYDEAMKIYRGIDQGISAEAMVELARMLLARGEHAAAIEQMRKAIGNRHEDEALLQEVRAVFRAAGREREGEEIIGQVRADVVRLNNDGVHLAEAGRLDESAELFRKALGDLPENRTINMNMAKVLLLRMKRDGNDEHDMHQAHECIERLRRQDPVSSAVQRLATMYREAAERG; encoded by the coding sequence ATGAGCAAACCTGGCGACTTTCCATACGACTTCAAATACGTCCGTTTTCTGATCGTGGACGAGTCCGCGGCCACCCGCGGGTTGTTGGAGTCGATGCTGGTGGAGAGCGGGGCGGAGCGGATCGATCAGGCGGCCTATGCGGCCGAGGCCATCCGGATGATGGGGCAGTCCGTTTATGACATTGTTCTGTGTGATTACCGCCTCGGGACCGGGCGTGATGGTCAGCAGCTGTTGGAGGAAGTGAGATACAAGGGAATACTCAAGGCGCACACCCTGTTCGTCATGGTGACGGCCGAGAGTACCGCGCAGGTGGTCATGGGCGTGCTCGAGTGTCATCCGGACGATTACCTTTCCCTGCCGGTCACGCGTCAGCGCCTTGCCGCGCGACTCGCACGCCTGCTGCGGCGGCGTGACGAGATTGGTACCATCGAGGAAGCGCTGGAGGAACAACGCTACGAAGAGGCACTGGCGCTGTGCGAAGAACGCATGACGGCGGGATGCACGGAGGTGCTGGAGCTGCTTCGCCTCCAGGCGGACGCCTTCGTCGCGCTGGGGAGGCTGCCCCAGGCGGAGGCGATCTACTCCCAGGTCTTTGCCCGCCGCAAGGCGGTTTGGGCGGGCCTCGGGAGCGGTCGGGTCTGTTATCTGCGCGAGGATTACGCGGGCGCGGCACATGCCTTTGAACAAACCCTGAAGGCCCATCCACGCCAGCTCGAGGCGTACGACTGGCTGGCCAGGACCCAGGTGCAGTTGGGCGATCACGATACTGCGCGCCAGACCCTGGGCACCGCGCTCGAGTTGTCGCCGCGCTCGATCCGCCGGCAGATGGTGCTCGGCGAACTCGCGTTGCGCGATGGGGAATACCGGGTTGCGGCGCGCGCCTTCGGCGCTGCGGTTGCCCTGGGCGGCCGTTCCATTTACCGCACCGCCACCAATTACATCATGCTGGCGCGGGCCCTCATGCATTTCGACACCGGTGGCGCCCTGCGCGTGCTGCACGACCTGCGTCGCGATTTCAGAACCGATCCCGAGGCACGTCTGCGCGCGGCGGTGGCGGAGTACATGGTGCATCGCCAGGCGGGCGAGGAGGCCGGGGCGCAGGCCTCTTATGATGAGGCTATGAAGATTTATCGCGGGATCGATCAGGGCATCTCGGCCGAGGCGATGGTGGAACTGGCGCGCATGCTGCTCGCGCGGGGTGAGCATGCGGCGGCCATCGAGCAGATGCGCAAGGCAATCGGCAACCGGCACGAGGATGAGGCGTTGTTGCAGGAGGTTCGCGCGGTCTTTCGCGCGGCCGGCAGGGAACGGGAAGGCGAGGAGATCATCGGACAGGTGCGGGCGGACGTGGTTCGGCTCAATAACGACGGCGTCCATCTGGCGGAGGCGGGGCGCCTGGATGAGTCCGCCGAACTGTTCCGCAAGGCGCTCGGTGACCTGCCGGAGAACCGCACTATCAATATGAACATGGCCAAGGTCCTGCTGCTGCGCATGAAGCGGGACGGAAACGACGAACACGATATGCATCAGGCGCATGAGTGCATCGAGCGCTTGCGTCGGCAGGATCCGGTCAGCAGCGCGGTGCAGCGTCTGGCCACGATGTATCGCGAAGCGGCGGAACGAGGGTGA
- the gshA gene encoding glutamate--cysteine ligase yields MSIQHLQPVPHLTTVQNGPLLLIEQHLLDRQTEIESWFRQEWKKTAAPFYASVDLRNAGFKLAPVDTNLFPAGFNNLNPAFIPLCVQAMQSAIERVCPSANRIILVPESHTRNPFYMESLATLQDIITKSGFETRIGSLLEDLDGARDIELPSGRRLRLEPLQRSGDKVHLDGFTPCMVLLNNDLSSGHPPILQNLRQPVIPPLELGWSNRLKSQHFAQYKTVAEEFAAIMEVDPWLITPLSLKCGEINFMKREGEECLARNVESLLGSIQRKYDEYGVKEPPFVMVKADAGTYGMGIMTVHSPEDVRSLNRKERTRMAATKGGAETTKVILQEGVYTFETWGDGQAVSEPVVYMIDHFVVGGFYRVHTRRGPNENLNSPGMHFEPLAFANCCTMPERNLAPDAHPNRFYAYGVIARLALLAAAREKAALGENDPLAYP; encoded by the coding sequence ATGTCCATTCAGCATCTTCAACCCGTGCCCCATCTCACCACGGTCCAGAACGGACCGTTGCTGCTGATCGAGCAGCACCTGCTCGACCGCCAGACCGAGATCGAGTCCTGGTTCCGGCAGGAATGGAAGAAGACCGCGGCGCCATTCTATGCCTCGGTCGATCTGCGCAATGCCGGCTTCAAGCTGGCCCCGGTGGACACCAACCTGTTTCCCGCCGGGTTCAACAATCTCAATCCGGCCTTCATCCCGCTCTGCGTGCAGGCCATGCAGTCGGCGATCGAGCGTGTCTGCCCCAGCGCCAACCGCATCATCCTGGTGCCCGAGAGCCACACCCGCAACCCGTTTTACATGGAGAGCCTGGCCACCCTGCAGGACATCATCACCAAGTCCGGCTTCGAGACCCGCATCGGTTCCCTGCTGGAGGATCTCGACGGCGCGCGCGACATTGAACTGCCGTCCGGTCGTCGCCTGCGGCTCGAACCGCTGCAGCGCAGCGGCGACAAGGTCCACCTCGACGGGTTCACGCCCTGCATGGTGCTGCTCAACAACGATCTCTCCTCCGGCCATCCGCCGATCCTGCAGAACCTTCGGCAACCGGTCATCCCGCCGCTGGAACTCGGCTGGTCCAACCGTCTCAAGTCGCAGCATTTCGCGCAGTACAAGACGGTCGCGGAGGAATTCGCCGCGATCATGGAGGTCGACCCCTGGCTGATCACGCCGCTGTCGCTCAAGTGCGGGGAGATCAATTTCATGAAGCGCGAGGGCGAAGAGTGCCTGGCGCGCAACGTCGAATCGCTGCTCGGCTCGATCCAGCGCAAGTACGACGAATACGGGGTTAAGGAACCACCCTTCGTGATGGTGAAGGCCGATGCCGGCACCTACGGCATGGGCATCATGACCGTACATTCGCCCGAGGATGTGCGCTCGCTCAATCGCAAGGAACGCACGCGCATGGCGGCGACCAAGGGCGGCGCCGAGACCACCAAGGTGATCCTGCAGGAAGGCGTCTACACCTTCGAGACCTGGGGCGACGGCCAGGCGGTCAGCGAGCCGGTGGTCTACATGATCGACCACTTCGTGGTCGGCGGTTTCTATCGCGTGCATACGCGGCGCGGCCCCAACGAGAATCTCAACTCGCCCGGCATGCATTTCGAGCCGCTTGCCTTCGCCAATTGCTGCACCATGCCCGAGCGCAATCTGGCGCCGGATGCGCACCCGAACCGGTTCTACGCCTACGGCGTGATCGCCCGGCTGGCCCTGCTGGCCGCCGCGCGCGAAAAAGCGGCGCTGGGCGAGAACGACCCGCTTGCCTATCCATGA
- a CDS encoding VWA domain-containing protein produces MKTSHFIFSLLAFLSVAGFAVASTPPPETTAPAYDIRILIDVSGSMKQNDPANLRKPALRLLTGLLPSGTQAGVWTFARYVNMMVRYGEVNSAWREQAMDSADQIGSAGLFTDMESALDKASWNWSEAAPGVRRSIILLTDGLVDVSDAAESDRKSRARITDAILPRLHAAGVEVYSIALSTGADEHLLRQLSASTGGWFERADDADQLERIFLRMFEKAANPDTLPLIDNQVLVDDSIEELTLLVFRAENAPATTLTAPDGASFSATRLPPNARWHSDAHYDLVTLEKPATGTWHVNAEIDPDNRVMVVSNLRVVATQLPNQILAGDTQDLLIRFTEQNQPVTREEFLHFITVKVQETSGDDVASERLLLDNGRDGDIMPGDGIFSTQLSGTDEPGAHSVVVDVDGTTFKRQHRQDVEIVESPVIADIRADENGTALFMIPRAGIIDPETLRASATITGEDEQAEVHQMLRTSPGEWRLGLDSYPSDGRYQVVLDIEAERPNGKPIHYQGRPLYFGHAVSPSVEASDTDVAEAPSDDGEAILEEDAVDDDAETDNGPAPVNWILVITLVTLLNVIVGGALYLVYRKLFGNNAESTAAVEGDAPEKLAAEDKTTAGSATAADTAPTPFDNSKPSIVTQIAEAATAAESTPPDPDVAIAEQEQAAEETEADAMEPEPAQTLEEAAPPAGPRQYQDSSPELIMEEDNRSADAEEVDDHLKNLNVEEIDLIFEEKTRSTG; encoded by the coding sequence GTGAAAACATCCCACTTCATTTTCAGCCTGCTTGCGTTCCTGTCCGTGGCCGGGTTCGCCGTGGCGTCGACACCGCCGCCCGAGACGACCGCTCCGGCCTATGACATCCGCATCCTGATCGACGTCTCGGGCAGCATGAAGCAGAACGACCCGGCCAATCTGCGCAAACCCGCGCTGCGGTTGCTGACCGGACTGCTCCCGTCCGGGACACAGGCTGGCGTGTGGACCTTCGCACGCTACGTGAACATGATGGTCCGCTATGGAGAGGTAAACTCCGCCTGGCGGGAACAGGCCATGGACTCGGCGGATCAGATCGGCTCGGCTGGGCTGTTCACCGACATGGAGTCAGCCCTCGACAAGGCGAGCTGGAACTGGTCCGAAGCAGCACCCGGCGTCCGCCGCAGCATCATTCTGCTCACCGACGGACTGGTTGATGTATCCGACGCCGCGGAATCGGACCGGAAGTCCCGCGCGCGCATCACCGACGCGATCCTGCCCCGCCTGCACGCCGCCGGGGTGGAAGTGTATTCCATCGCCCTGTCCACTGGCGCGGATGAGCATCTCCTCCGGCAGCTCTCGGCCTCCACCGGCGGCTGGTTCGAGCGCGCCGATGACGCGGATCAACTCGAACGGATCTTCCTGCGCATGTTCGAGAAGGCGGCGAATCCCGACACCCTGCCGCTGATCGACAATCAGGTCCTGGTCGACGACAGCATCGAGGAACTCACCCTGCTGGTCTTTCGCGCGGAAAATGCCCCGGCGACAACCTTGACCGCGCCGGACGGCGCGTCATTCAGCGCGACACGGCTGCCGCCCAACGCGCGCTGGCACAGCGACGCACACTACGATCTGGTGACCCTCGAGAAACCGGCGACCGGCACCTGGCATGTCAACGCGGAAATCGATCCCGACAACCGCGTGATGGTGGTGAGCAACCTGCGGGTCGTGGCGACCCAGCTTCCCAACCAGATCCTGGCGGGAGACACGCAGGATCTCTTGATCCGCTTTACGGAACAGAATCAGCCCGTCACCCGCGAGGAGTTCCTGCATTTCATCACGGTGAAGGTCCAGGAGACGTCCGGAGACGATGTCGCGTCAGAACGGTTGCTGCTCGACAACGGCCGCGACGGCGACATCATGCCGGGTGACGGAATATTCAGCACGCAACTGTCGGGGACTGATGAACCCGGGGCGCATAGCGTCGTCGTAGATGTCGACGGCACGACGTTCAAGCGCCAGCACAGACAGGATGTCGAGATCGTGGAGAGCCCGGTCATCGCCGACATCCGCGCGGACGAAAACGGCACCGCGCTGTTCATGATTCCGCGCGCCGGGATCATCGACCCGGAAACCCTGCGTGCCTCGGCCACGATTACCGGCGAGGATGAGCAGGCCGAGGTCCATCAGATGCTACGCACCAGCCCCGGCGAGTGGAGGCTGGGACTCGATTCATATCCATCGGACGGGCGTTATCAGGTCGTGCTCGACATCGAGGCCGAGCGCCCGAATGGAAAACCGATCCATTATCAGGGCAGGCCGCTGTACTTCGGCCACGCCGTATCGCCGTCCGTGGAAGCCTCCGACACTGACGTGGCGGAGGCGCCATCGGACGACGGGGAAGCGATCCTCGAAGAGGATGCCGTGGATGATGACGCGGAGACGGACAACGGACCGGCTCCCGTCAACTGGATACTGGTCATCACGCTCGTGACTCTGTTGAATGTGATCGTCGGCGGCGCGTTGTACCTGGTTTACCGGAAGCTCTTCGGCAACAACGCGGAATCAACGGCGGCAGTAGAAGGAGACGCCCCGGAAAAACTTGCGGCAGAAGATAAAACTACCGCGGGAAGCGCTACCGCGGCGGACACCGCGCCCACGCCGTTCGACAACTCCAAGCCATCGATCGTGACGCAAATCGCCGAAGCGGCGACTGCCGCGGAATCCACTCCCCCGGACCCTGACGTCGCCATAGCCGAACAGGAGCAGGCCGCGGAAGAAACGGAGGCGGATGCTATGGAACCGGAGCCAGCGCAAACCCTGGAGGAAGCGGCGCCCCCGGCGGGACCGCGCCAATACCAGGACTCGTCCCCCGAACTGATCATGGAAGAGGATAACCGCTCTGCGGATGCTGAAGAGGTCGACGACCACCTGAAGAATCTCAATGTGGAGGAGATCGACCTCATCTTCGAGGAGAAGACCCGCAGTACCGGATGA
- a CDS encoding type III pantothenate kinase, with the protein MILLVDAGNTRIKWAELGNGALKPGPALLRRGGTEDIDALSASWGGLSTPARVLVASVAGTEFASLFTAWSRRTWGIEPEFILSRPEGFGVTNAYLEPQRLGVDRWLALVAARRALAGPVCVIDCGTALTVDAMAKDGVHLGGLIMPGLGLMRRALLENTADIRVTLEDAAPPRIAVLAKDTRGGVMGGTLYAAVATIDRIMRDLEAGTDERPTCLLTGGDSGAILPLLSTDFDFHHEPDLVLQGLAIVAEAGR; encoded by the coding sequence ATGATTCTGCTGGTGGACGCGGGCAACACCCGCATCAAATGGGCGGAACTGGGAAACGGTGCGCTGAAACCGGGCCCGGCGCTGCTGCGACGTGGTGGAACAGAGGATATCGATGCCCTGTCCGCGTCTTGGGGCGGGCTGTCCACACCCGCCCGGGTTCTCGTTGCTAGTGTTGCCGGCACGGAATTCGCCAGCCTGTTCACGGCCTGGTCACGGCGGACCTGGGGGATCGAGCCCGAATTCATCCTTTCCCGGCCGGAAGGTTTCGGTGTCACCAATGCCTATCTGGAACCCCAACGGCTGGGTGTCGACCGCTGGCTGGCACTGGTCGCCGCGCGCCGCGCCCTTGCGGGTCCGGTCTGTGTCATCGACTGCGGTACCGCGCTGACAGTCGACGCGATGGCGAAAGATGGCGTGCATCTGGGCGGGCTGATCATGCCGGGGCTCGGCCTCATGCGGCGCGCCTTGCTGGAGAATACCGCGGATATACGGGTGACGTTAGAGGATGCCGCGCCGCCACGGATAGCCGTGCTGGCGAAGGATACGCGCGGCGGTGTGATGGGTGGCACACTGTATGCTGCTGTCGCCACGATCGACCGTATCATGCGTGACCTCGAAGCTGGGACCGATGAGCGGCCCACCTGTCTGCTGACCGGCGGCGACAGCGGCGCGATACTGCCCCTGCTGTCTACGGATTTCGATTTCCATCATGAGCCCGACTTGGTATTGCAAGGGTTGGCCATTGTCGCGGAGGCCGGGCGATGA
- a CDS encoding polymer-forming cytoskeletal protein, which yields MQAFFTGGKGRRALDGVKQFTTLIGNGTHLTGALRGSENCIVNGSVEGNCEIDGTLVLGETGRWHGNITATMAIISGEIVGDIVTGEKLELSASARITGNITSPVVAMAEGAIHQGGIKMTRGGGAVSNFQEKRKGSADRES from the coding sequence ATGCAAGCGTTTTTCACCGGCGGCAAGGGGCGGCGCGCGCTCGATGGTGTCAAGCAGTTTACGACCCTGATCGGGAACGGCACCCATCTGACGGGGGCCCTGCGCGGGAGCGAAAACTGCATCGTCAACGGCAGCGTCGAGGGTAACTGCGAAATCGACGGTACGCTGGTGCTGGGCGAGACGGGGCGCTGGCACGGCAATATCACCGCCACGATGGCCATCATCTCCGGCGAGATCGTCGGCGATATCGTGACGGGCGAGAAGCTGGAATTGAGTGCGTCCGCCCGTATCACCGGCAACATCACCAGCCCGGTGGTGGCCATGGCCGAGGGCGCGATTCACCAGGGGGGTATCAAGATGACCCGTGGGGGCGGCGCTGTGTCCAATTTCCAGGAGAAACGCAAGGGATCTGCCGACCGCGAATCCTGA
- a CDS encoding peroxiredoxin, whose product MTVLVAKPAPDFTATAVMPDNSFNESFKLSHYRGKYVVLFFYPLDFTFVCPSELIAFDHRLDKFQKRNVQVIGCSVDSHFSHLAWKNTPVNKGGIGNVQYPLVADLTKGIARDYDVLVSDAVALRGSFLIDKEGIVRHQVVNDLPLGRNIDEMLRMVDALQFTEKHGEVCPAGWQEGKKGMKASTSGVAEYLAEEATEL is encoded by the coding sequence ATGACCGTATTGGTGGCGAAACCGGCCCCAGATTTTACCGCGACCGCTGTGATGCCGGACAACAGTTTCAATGAAAGCTTCAAGCTGTCGCACTACCGTGGCAAGTACGTGGTGCTGTTTTTCTATCCGCTCGATTTTACGTTCGTGTGTCCGTCCGAGCTGATCGCCTTCGATCACCGCCTGGATAAGTTCCAGAAGCGCAACGTGCAGGTCATCGGCTGTTCGGTGGATTCCCATTTCAGCCATCTGGCCTGGAAGAACACGCCGGTCAACAAGGGCGGCATCGGCAACGTTCAGTATCCGCTCGTCGCCGATCTCACCAAGGGCATCGCCCGGGACTATGACGTACTGGTGAGCGATGCGGTCGCGTTGCGCGGTTCCTTCCTGATCGACAAGGAAGGCATCGTGCGGCACCAGGTGGTGAACGATCTGCCGCTCGGCCGCAACATTGACGAGATGCTGCGCATGGTCGACGCCCTGCAGTTCACCGAGAAGCACGGCGAGGTCTGCCCCGCGGGCTGGCAGGAAGGCAAGAAGGGCATGAAGGCCTCCACCAGCGGCGTGGCGGAATACCTGGCCGAGGAAGCCACCGAGCTTTAG
- a CDS encoding 16S rRNA (uracil(1498)-N(3))-methyltransferase gives MRIPRIFLSQTLTAGSRVALEETASNHLLRVLRLKPGAPVSLFNGAGGEYEATLSAVERGTAVVTVGAFIDISRESPLSITLAQGISRGERMDYTLQKSVELGVTRIIPLETEFSQVRLEGERRERRRRHWEGVIAGACEQSGRTRLPELLPVTSLGNWLVSPSTVAEGLRLVLDPAAETGLSQLQLPPATRVTLLIGPEGGLSDREIEQSRRAGFAGLRLGPRILRTETAGIAALAALQALQGDLG, from the coding sequence ATGCGCATACCCCGCATCTTCCTGTCCCAGACGCTCACCGCCGGTTCCCGTGTGGCGCTGGAGGAGACCGCCTCGAATCATCTGTTGCGCGTGCTGCGGCTTAAGCCCGGGGCGCCCGTATCCCTCTTCAACGGCGCGGGGGGCGAGTACGAGGCGACGCTGAGCGCAGTCGAACGGGGTACGGCGGTCGTCACCGTGGGCGCATTCATCGACATCAGCCGTGAATCCCCGCTGTCCATCACGCTGGCGCAGGGCATCTCGCGCGGAGAACGCATGGACTACACCCTGCAAAAATCGGTGGAACTCGGTGTCACGCGCATCATTCCGCTGGAGACCGAATTCAGCCAGGTACGCCTCGAAGGGGAGCGCCGCGAGCGCCGGCGCCGGCACTGGGAGGGCGTGATCGCGGGCGCGTGCGAGCAGTCGGGGCGCACGCGCCTGCCTGAACTGCTGCCCGTCACGTCGCTGGGCAACTGGCTGGTTTCCCCCTCCACGGTCGCGGAGGGGCTGCGACTGGTGCTCGATCCCGCCGCCGAGACCGGGCTGAGCCAGTTGCAACTTCCGCCGGCGACACGGGTCACACTGCTGATCGGCCCGGAAGGCGGGCTCAGCGACAGGGAGATCGAGCAGTCCCGACGGGCCGGCTTCGCCGGCCTGCGCCTCGGTCCGCGCATCCTGCGCACCGAAACGGCCGGGATCGCGGCCCTCGCCGCGCTGCAGGCCCTGCAGGGTGACCTGGGTTGA
- a CDS encoding adenosylmethionine--8-amino-7-oxononanoate transaminase, with amino-acid sequence MTFALEPLAGNAAIAQRDLAVLWHPCTQMKDHESLPPIPIRRGAGVWLEDFEGRRYLDAISSWWVNLFGHANPRINAAVRDQLAELEHVMLAGFTHLPALELAERLVRIAPAGMARCFFADNGSSAVEVALKMSFHYWCNLGHERKNKFINLTNSYHGETLGALSVGDIPLYKKTYRPLLMQSISVPSPDCFWREPGQSWAEHSTRLFGAMRETLDRHHEEVCAVIVEPLVQCAGSMRMYDPVYLALLRAACDEYGVHLIADEIAVGFGRTGTLFACEQAGISPDFLCLSKGLTGGYLPLSAVLTREAVYQAFYDDYHRLTAFLHSHSYTGNPLACRAALATLDIFAQDRVIERNAALSESLAAAGSRFVNHPHVAEVRQCGMILAIEMARDGRTREPYPWQERRGLRVYRHALEHGVLLRPLGNVIYFMPPYVITAEEIEYMAQVAWDGLAAATRD; translated from the coding sequence ATGACATTCGCCCTGGAACCGCTGGCAGGCAATGCCGCGATCGCGCAGCGCGATCTCGCCGTCCTGTGGCACCCCTGCACCCAGATGAAGGATCACGAGTCGCTGCCGCCGATCCCGATCCGGCGCGGCGCCGGCGTCTGGCTGGAGGATTTCGAGGGCCGGCGCTACCTGGATGCCATCAGCTCATGGTGGGTCAATCTGTTCGGCCACGCCAACCCGCGCATCAACGCCGCGGTGCGCGATCAGCTCGCCGAACTCGAACATGTGATGCTGGCCGGATTCACCCATCTGCCCGCACTGGAACTGGCCGAACGTCTGGTGCGGATCGCCCCGGCCGGAATGGCGCGCTGCTTTTTCGCCGACAACGGATCTTCCGCGGTGGAAGTCGCCCTGAAGATGAGCTTTCATTACTGGTGCAATCTCGGCCATGAACGTAAAAATAAATTTATAAACCTGACAAATAGTTACCACGGGGAAACCCTGGGCGCACTGTCAGTGGGCGACATCCCTCTGTACAAAAAAACCTACCGCCCGCTCTTAATGCAGTCCATTTCCGTGCCTTCGCCCGACTGTTTCTGGCGCGAACCCGGCCAGAGCTGGGCTGAACACTCCACGCGCCTTTTCGGGGCGATGCGCGAGACCCTGGACCGCCACCATGAAGAAGTCTGCGCCGTCATCGTCGAGCCGCTGGTGCAATGCGCGGGCTCCATGCGCATGTACGATCCGGTCTATCTCGCCCTGCTGCGCGCCGCCTGCGACGAATACGGTGTGCACCTCATCGCCGACGAAATCGCCGTCGGATTCGGCCGTACCGGCACGCTGTTCGCCTGTGAGCAGGCCGGCATAAGCCCGGATTTCCTCTGTCTGTCCAAGGGGCTGACCGGGGGCTATCTGCCGCTCTCCGCGGTGCTCACCCGTGAAGCGGTCTACCAGGCCTTCTACGACGATTACCACCGCCTGACCGCCTTCCTCCATTCCCACAGCTACACCGGCAACCCCCTGGCCTGCCGGGCGGCGCTTGCGACGCTCGACATCTTCGCGCAGGACCGCGTCATCGAGCGGAACGCCGCCCTCTCGGAATCCCTCGCCGCCGCCGGATCGCGCTTCGTGAACCACCCCCATGTCGCCGAGGTGCGTCAATGCGGCATGATCCTGGCGATCGAGATGGCCCGTGACGGGCGCACCCGCGAACCCTATCCCTGGCAGGAACGGCGTGGGCTGCGCGTCTATCGCCATGCCCTGGAACACGGCGTGCTCCTGCGCCCGCTCGGCAATGTGATCTATTTCATGCCGCCCTACGTGATCACGGCGGAAGAGATCGAATACATGGCGCAGGTCGCCTGGGACGGACTCGCGGCAGCCACGCGGGACTGA
- the birA gene encoding bifunctional biotin--[acetyl-CoA-carboxylase] ligase/biotin operon repressor BirA translates to MQGSALLNILADGQFHSGEVLGQVLGISRAGVWKHLQTLKARGIEIDSVPGKGHRLAVPIELLSEAQIRASLSETARQYLHGLELHQQIDSTNSELRRRAAALPSAFACIAEAQTAGRGRSNRAWLSPYARNLYLSLLWRFDAGPDALAGLSLAVGVAVLRALRRLGVADAGLKWPNDLLWRGAKFAGILIEMNGEAYGNCSVVIGIGINVRMPRALGAPIDQAWTDLATIIGTIPSRNRLAGTLLSELIEMLAGFESKGLAPLLEEWRRYDILRDSLVTVTTPHGELSGIARGIDAGGALLVEEGGIIKRYLSGDVSLRAARGDPACGTHRANGDVHA, encoded by the coding sequence ATGCAAGGGAGCGCATTACTGAACATACTCGCCGACGGGCAGTTCCATTCCGGTGAGGTGTTGGGGCAGGTATTGGGAATCAGCCGTGCCGGCGTATGGAAGCATCTGCAGACGCTGAAGGCACGCGGTATCGAAATCGATTCTGTGCCCGGCAAGGGTCACCGCCTCGCCGTTCCGATCGAGCTTCTTTCCGAAGCGCAGATACGCGCCAGTCTGAGTGAGACTGCGCGTCAGTACCTGCACGGGCTGGAACTGCACCAGCAAATCGATTCCACCAACAGTGAACTGCGCCGTCGCGCGGCCGCCCTCCCATCTGCTTTCGCATGTATCGCAGAAGCACAGACCGCCGGACGTGGACGCAGCAACCGTGCATGGCTGTCTCCCTATGCGCGCAATCTCTATCTCTCGCTGCTGTGGCGTTTCGATGCGGGGCCGGACGCGCTCGCGGGCTTGAGTCTGGCTGTCGGCGTCGCCGTATTGCGCGCTTTGCGGCGCCTGGGCGTGGCGGACGCGGGACTCAAGTGGCCCAACGATCTGCTCTGGCGGGGGGCGAAGTTCGCCGGGATCCTGATCGAGATGAATGGTGAAGCATACGGCAATTGCAGCGTGGTGATCGGGATCGGAATCAACGTCCGGATGCCGCGGGCGCTGGGTGCGCCCATCGATCAGGCATGGACGGACCTCGCCACCATCATCGGAACGATTCCCTCGCGCAACCGGCTGGCCGGGACACTGCTGAGTGAACTGATCGAGATGCTCGCCGGGTTCGAAAGCAAGGGTCTTGCGCCGCTGCTCGAAGAGTGGCGGCGTTACGATATCCTGCGCGATAGCCTGGTGACGGTGACCACGCCGCATGGCGAGTTGAGCGGCATTGCACGTGGCATCGATGCCGGTGGAGCGCTGCTGGTTGAGGAGGGCGGCATCATCAAGCGTTATCTCTCCGGCGATGTCAGCCTGCGCGCCGCCCGTGGTGATCCGGCGTGCGGGACGCACCGCGCCAACGGTGACGTGCACGCATGA
- a CDS encoding TerC family protein gives MDLFSLISPQELSALATVIMTDVVLAGDNAIVVGMAAAGLPAEQRRKAIFYGIIGATVLRILFAVLTTQLLQIIGLMLAGGILLLWVSWKLYRELSAPRTHAEQEGEAILEGKEVAGGKPKTFREAVTQIIVADISMSLDNVLAVAGAAREHTWVLIVGLALSVALMGIASTVMARLLVRHRWIGYIGLIIILYIALDMMWDGAHQVAEAV, from the coding sequence ATGGATCTGTTCTCACTCATCTCCCCCCAGGAATTGTCTGCGCTCGCCACCGTCATCATGACCGACGTGGTCCTGGCGGGCGATAACGCCATCGTGGTCGGCATGGCCGCGGCCGGCCTGCCCGCTGAGCAGCGCCGCAAGGCCATCTTCTACGGCATCATCGGCGCCACCGTACTGCGCATCCTGTTCGCCGTCCTGACCACCCAACTGCTCCAGATCATTGGTCTGATGCTGGCCGGCGGCATCCTGCTGCTGTGGGTTTCCTGGAAGCTGTACCGGGAACTGAGCGCGCCGCGGACGCATGCCGAGCAGGAAGGCGAGGCGATCCTGGAAGGCAAGGAAGTCGCCGGAGGGAAGCCCAAAACCTTCCGCGAGGCGGTCACCCAGATCATCGTGGCCGACATCTCGATGTCGCTCGATAATGTGCTCGCCGTCGCTGGCGCCGCCCGCGAACACACCTGGGTACTCATCGTCGGCCTAGCCCTGTCCGTGGCCCTGATGGGTATCGCCTCCACCGTGATGGCGCGACTGCTGGTACGCCATCGCTGGATCGGCTACATCGGCCTGATCATCATCCTGTATATCGCGCTCGACATGATGTGGGACGGCGCCCACCAGGTCGCGGAAGCGGTTTGA